In Zingiber officinale cultivar Zhangliang chromosome 3A, Zo_v1.1, whole genome shotgun sequence, the DNA window atatgttgtgatgtgtgtgctgtgatgtgcgtgctgtgatgtgtgtgctgtgatgtgtgtgcatgttaaaattcctcaatttaaataactaagtaggagagattatttaaataaattccacaatttccattattggtttgtaagtgatgcattcaaaaaGTTTCCAAAAGGTATTGGGTACCAAACTATGCTTTAGCACCGCTTGTCATCCTTAGgctgatggacagtcagagcacaCTATCCAAACTCTGAAGGATCTTTTGTGGGCTTGTGGATTAGATTTTGGGGGTAGTTGGAAGGATCATCTACATTTAGTAGAGTTTGCTCATAATAACATTTACTACTTTGCTATtcaaatggcaccgtttgaggcactctatggcagagcatgtagatctTCTATCTTATGGGATGAGGTTGGTGAACATCAATTCTTGGGCCCTCAAAGTGATCAACAAGATGTTGAGCTAGTATGAACTATTAGATAGAGACTGTTGACTGCTCAAAAAGTTATGCAGATAAAATACGAAGAATGTTAGAATTTGTAATAGGTGATCGCGTATTTCTTCGTGTTTCACCCATAAAAGGAGTTAAGAGATTTGGGTTGAAAGGGAAATTGGCACCTAGATTTATCAGACCTTTCCAGATCCTTGAACGGATTGGTGCAGTTGCATATCAACTGGCATTACCCCCAGCTTTAGTAGGAGTAcataatgtctttcatgtttCTATGCTGCGGAAGTATGATTCGGATCTGACACATGTCTTAAAGGATCTTATAGTTCCCCTACAGCCTGATGCGACATACAAAGAATTCCCTATTCATATTCTGGACGCAAGGAACATCAATTGTGGAACAAATGCATCCACCTTGTAAAAGTTGGGTGGTAGGACCACTCCGATCCAGAAGCAACTTGGGAACATGAGGATGATATGCGCACTCGATATCTTCATTTATTTTCCTCAAGTATCAATGCTtctcaattatttaaatttggggGCAAAATTTCTTTTAATGGGGGAGGATGTtaagtatatataaaaaaatatacaacCCATACCTACCCACGTGCACCCCCATATCACCtccttttctccctcttttcttctctgcCTCACCGAAGCTTGCaaccccctctcttcttcttttctcttcaaCAACGGCAACAAGTATCAACCCTTCTCATCCTTTCATTGTTTCCCCAGCCAACCACATCAATAGTAGCCCTTGTTGCTGCCCTTTTTTTAGTTACCAGCCCTTGCTTCCTTTTCCCTACTGTCATCCCTGGTTCTTGACAGCACCATCAGAGCTTGTCTGAGTGTGTCGGAGCTTGTCTGACTTCCAGCAAAAAGGGAGGAAAAAGAACCCTAGTTGTTGCCCTCTTTCAGCAACAAGAGCAGCAAGTTGTTGCTCTCTTTTCCAACCAATCACCACTATCGTCAGAGCTCCGCTGGAGCTAGTTGTGGTTATGCCAAACTCGCCAAGGCTATTGGTAAAGAGAGGAAGATCCTCCATTTccatcttcttttatttctagccttctcttcttcttcgatAGCTTTAATAGCAGTACCCTAGATGTTGCCCTTCTTTTTCTAGCAAATGCCCACTCTTGTTGTCTTTGCTTCTCAGCAGCAATTGTCGGAGCTCGCCACAACTTGCCGGAGTTGCCAACAAAGAGAGGAAAAGAACCCTAATTTCTGCCCTCATTTCCAGTAgccacaaaaaaagaaaaaaaaaatccttagaaGGTATGCTTTATGGTTGTGTTAATCGATGTGTAGTAGGAGGGCTATCTAGATTAGAACAGAGGTTTCATTTAGAAATGCGAAGTAGTACGAGGAAGCAAGATCAAAATGATCCTTCGACTTCGAgttgtagataaaaatttagatgttcatGTCATGATTTTTATTAGATAGTATTTTGATTATTTGAGTTatgtttggtattagtttataaATACGAGCTTGAGTGGAGCACGGTAACCTGCCGATACTCGAAAATTTTGCTATATATAAAGTGAGTACATCTCTCTTGACTCATATATTTATCTTTGTGCATGAATAAAGAAATAatgatattatatatatttatataattattttcaaaagagaattaaaatgatATTACAATTAGCAAAATGTGTTAAATAATAAAATCATGGagggtaaataattgatattattttttGTTCGCATGTGGGTTTATACTGGGATTAATATGAAaaatattgttttaaaaattaaataaatattctgAATTACTGTTCTGCTGATACTTGTGTTTTTGACTTGTTTGATCTTCTATACTTTATGTTTTTGACATTCTACTTGTTGATACCTGTAGCTTTTCATATGTGAACCATAGGATGATAAATTAATAGACTTGATAAGAAAATGTTAACTTAATTGACAATTTGAGATTAAAAgagaataattatgataaatgAATAACATGGAATTCTTAAAGTAAAATAATAATGAtagcaaattaaaaatattaaaaaatgaagACTATGAGCCTAGCTTTATATTGGAGTACTGGATCGTCCATATGTTATTGTCGTAGCGCGACGGCCCGTGGTCCAGAGTACTTGACCATACACCCGAGACGTGGTGGCATGATGTAACCCTCGAtcagtgtttattatgtcttccaccggtgaggACTGATAGCCCGTACGTAAGATGACATATGTAACAGTATTATACTTTGAGGAAGTTTTTAGcctatacatatgatattacactctgatgatattggctccagtgactcattttttagttgatttatcatatttataccACTGATATGAATGTTGATATTACCATAGATAACTTATATACCGGTTGATTAAATAATAAGACtagagaattaattttaattgatgaTAACAAATGATAATAAAGTGAAAATTCTAAActctaatataaaaatattacctgattatatatatatataaaatcagatAATATATCTATAATCAAGTAATGGAGAATTTCAAAAATAACTTAAAGTGATAATAAAAAATAGTGATTTATTCTACTCCTTTGATTTCTtaaataagattaaattcatACACATCTTTTTTTATTACCTACTTAGAGCATCCATATCAATTACCCTAAACTAaatttttaccttaaattttatattttgcatTAAAAAAACATCCACATCAGGTACCCTACTCATTCCCTAAATATACAATTTATGAATAGTAGTtatttaaatttagggaatggattccattccctaaacattaaaatactatttctctctcctcccactaataataaaaaatttctctctccttcctctaataataaaaaatttctctctcctctatctctttccccatctaataataaaaaatatgaagaaaagagaaaaaataataaaaaaataaatatatggcAAATTATAGGGAAGCTGATGTATCATGTAGTGAAAATTTgatatctaaatttaaaaaagtagttcttttaccctaaattttagattttggatAAGGATACTGATGTGAATGGTCTTAGTCATTTGACCAACTTTCTACATTTCATGGTCTCTAGTTTTGTCGACACCGAGATCTTTTTGATATTATAATTGATCCCGACTTTACATAGAGTTGTTCAGAGATCTCGATATATTATATTGAttcctaatttattttatttttgttttattgtatttatattttgtaattttatttCAGATGTCACCTATCTATGTATTTTCGTGGTCTACGAAaattatgatatatatatatatatatatatatatatatatatatatatatatatatatatataaatggatAGATTTCATGATTATTTTCCTTAAGATTTCTCATTTATTATCAGAGCTATTGATGGGTGACTTTTGGTCCCGGAGCAATTTGAAGTGGATCGGTTTGATGTGCACTCGAAGAAGAAATTGATAGGCTGAGGAACATCAGAAGCAAGCAGAAGAAGTGATCTTGGGATGGGAGGCGCATGGACATCGATTATCCCTTCGAGCACTTGAACGACCTGCACCATCGATGGCCTGCAGCTCTCGTCATCCTGAATGCACCAGCAAGCGATCTTGCAAGCTCTGTCCAGCTCTTCCATGTTAACTTCTTCAGGCCCCAACTTGCTATCCAGCACACCCGCAGCGTCGCCTTCGATCAGTTTGCTGGCCGCAAACGTTGGGAAATACCTTGTGGCATCTTCCTCTCCTGTTGTTTGCTCCAGATTTCGCCTTCCCGAGATGATCTCCAACAGCACCATTCCGTAGCTATAGACATCGGCTTTCGCTGTGATGGCGACGCCGGTAATCCATTCGGGGGCGAGATAGCCCTTGGTTCCTCGCAAAGTCGTGAGGACTCGACTGAAGTCTCGTCCCATGAGCTTCGCGAGACCGAAATCTGCCACCTTGGGGTTGAACGAGGCATCCAAGAGAATGTTCTCCGGCTTGATGTCGCAATGTATGATGCACTCTCTGCATTGCTCGTGTAGGTAGGCTATTCCTCTCGCGATGCCGATTGCGATTTGGTATCTTGTCTTCCAGCTCAAATGAGAGGAAGGGGCGTTGCGGAAGAGATGGGAGTCCAAGGATCCATTTGGCATGAACTCATACACGAGAAGCCGTTTCGATCCCTGAGAGCAAAATCCAAGTAGACGAACGAGGTTGACATGTTGGATCCTCCCGACAGTGCTCACCTCTGTTCGAAACTGCTTCTCTCCTTGACCAAGGCCTTCGAGCTTCTTCACGGCGATATCATTAGACCCCGGCAAAGACCCTTTGAACACGGATCCAAAGCCTCCTCCCCCGAGCTTCGTTGAGAACTTCCGTGTGGCTTGCTGCAGCTCATTGTACGTGAACGAGACGAGACCGCTCTGAATAGCTTTTGCTTTCTCAATCATCCGCCTACTTTCTCGCTTCTTCATCACAATCAAAATGGCAGGAACGCTAGAAAACAAGATGGCTAGAACAATGGCACCGATGATAACCAAACTCACCACTCTTTTCTTGTTTCTTTCAGAAGATTGCAACTCCGAGGCAGCCAAGCGCAGATAAAGAGTACCTGCATCAGCTTGATTATATTGTTCTTGCACATTCAGCAACCCTCCATGCCAAACAAAGCAGCTACTACCTTTGTAGGAATAAGCATTGCAGGAGCAATTACTCATGCAAGCCAACTCGCAGCCTTCCCTACTTGCAGCCATGACCAAAGTGTTGGGGCTATCAGGTAGCCTAACGTTTGTCATCTCAAAGAAGCCATCTTTCCCAGAATTATTGGCGTTTTGTTCGCATTGCAGAGGAGTGATCCTCTCGCATCCTGCACTTCTATCACCAAAATCCCACTCATTTTGGGACCTCACTCTGTAACCCCTGGCACAACTGCAAGAAGGCCTGCTCATATCACTGCAGCTACCGAAAGGTCCGCAGCTCGCATACACTGAGCAGCTAAACTTGGGGATAGCCCAGCAGAACATCCATGATTGTGTATTCTCCATCCACGTTAAAACGACCATCTGGCCGGACTCAGAATCGATGACAAATCTAATCTTCAGGTTGGGATCATTGGCAGAGTAGATGAAATAGGTCTCCTCAGTGTTGTTGATGAACGTGAAGTTGACGACGCCTCTCCAGCTCATCTCCGGGACAGAAGGGAAGACGTCTCCGTCCCAGATTCCGCTGGTCCAATATTCCTTCGACAAATTCCAGAAAAGCAAATACTGAGAGGTTGCACCGGTTGGAGCGCTCTGGAGAGTGAAGAGTCCAGGAGCAGGGTCAACTTTGTTCTTCCAGGAAGTGAGACGTTGGGATCTTTTGGTGAGCTTGTTGAACCCAACCATGACTCCGGGAAGCCAAGTGTCGGTGGGGTAGTCGAAGCTCTGCCAGAAGACGAGAGAGGAGTTGGATTCATCCCTGAGCTGGAGATTACCAGTGTCAAGGATGACAGCGATGACCGTGGAGTTGGACGTGGAAGCGTCAGTAGACCATATGACACCGGTATTGGAGTGATTGACGAGGAGGACGAGGTTGCCATCGCCGGAGATTCTAAGCTCCGACATGGCTGGGTCTGTGACAGGGGAGGCTCTGTTGGCCACCCACACGGGGGTGAGCAAAGGGATCTTATTGTACCAGATGCCGACGTAGTAGCTGAGGGAGGGGCTACCCGATGGCACGAAGAAGCCGAGCCTGAAGTTGCCATCTTTGGAGGTGATGTTTTGGTTCCCAGAGAGAGACCGGTTTGCAGAAATTGTGTCAGTTGTCGCAGAGGAGAAGAGGATGAGGAGAAACagggagaaggagaagatgaGGCATGAAGATGTGGAGCAGGAAGCCATGGCTGCTGCTGTTGTAGAACTTGAGCTTGAAGAAGATTGAATTGGAAGTGggattatgtggaagatttaataaTGGCGTCGCCAGAATCTAAAGAGGGGCACAGACTTCTTCAACGCCACTCAAAAATTCCGAAAATAGTCAAAACAACGTGAtaagcatttattattattattattattttcattcaaataaaattaaattcatatataaacatgaacataatatattttttaagacaaAACTTAAAAGGGCCCTTCTTTTTTCTGAATCATAAAAAACGcgcctcattttttttttattatttttgtttttatgaaaaagtCGTTTCTCATTGTTCAATCACGTACATTAACGCTCCCAGGAAGTTATcatataataaatttataaaattaaataaggatgacaaagattaaaaattatcatctcatatgagttaattttaattttcttatttgttcttTCTTAATAATATGGATAGTCCCTAAGtaatgaatttcattttttattGAATTTATAGAATCATATACTTTAATCCTCTTATCTTcggtattatttttattattattttctaccTAAATTTTCTATCTAAATTCTAAATAGATAAGATGTGTTATAGCATTGTGAAATTGTAACTGATACAATTGAATTGAATCTGTAGTTATTGTAACCATtatgaaattttaattattacaGTTGAATctgttataataattataatttcataattactataatataaataTGTTTTAATATTTAAGTATATTTTGTAGCAGTATAAAATTATAACGGTTATAATATAATATGAGTAGCCGCTATCAAACTGTCACGGTTATAACGGGTTgagtaattcaaaatttaaactaaaatttagatggaaataataattaaataaaattaaatagcagAGGATAAATAGTGACAAGAGATAAAAGTGGGCGCCTTTATAATTTGGAAAAAAATGAAGCATCTTTTGACGTTTGTCTTTTTTTTCaaatctaaattataaaattttaaatatttgtcaTTTATCTTTCTCGTCGCTATTACATTAAGATAAATGGAACACAGAtcttctaaattatttttttttatgattcaaGAAATATACCATTCATATTTACGGTTTGATTATGATCATGATCTGACCGTAAATGATTGTGACCCCTTCCTGGGTTCATCATCCCTATTAGATTATAGTTTTTATTCGGAGCAAGCGGCTGGAGGCTGTCCGGAGATCTTCGATGGTGGATAAGTGATCAGGTTACTAGGCACAGAGCGAGAGTGTCCTCCGGTCTGACCGTCTGCTCcaaacaaaaactataatataatggAAATGATGAACCCAAAAAAAAATCACAACTATTTACGACTGAATCATGACTACGATCCGATCACAAATACGAATGATACATGTTTTTTAGACCACAAAAAATTGATCCACAAGATCATATCTCAGATAAATGTAGCAAGAAAGGTCTTGAAAAGTCATATGTGACCGGGTAAAATATTaaaacaagtcaaactcaaagtcaagtcaaattaaCGAAAAAAAAAACGAGGATTAGATTACAACTTCAGTCTGAGTCTCttttacattcatattaaaaaataattaaaaatcaaatggaATAAAAATCTAgtcaatatgtatattttttataaaataatataatcttttgtttttaataaaattatgatAATTCCTAAGTCTTATATTAAAGGGTAAGGTGcataaaaaatattgatttcaaCCAAATATTAAATAGTGTATATGCGTGTAATGTAAttagaataaaaattaatttagtgtaaaaatggattatagaaataaaaattttaaaaggataATTAAGAACTAATAATTGAGGATAAAAACTAAATTATCTATTTTTATAATCTATAAATAATATATTGCAATGGTTAGATTTCAATAacgggaaagattttaacaactaTACATTGTTGATTTTCATATTAATGCAACATGAGAAACAGATAAATGCTCTTGActgaacacaactttgaaaaaacATTCAAAATCCATGATATTTTTTAGTACAAATAAATCActacaaataaattaatttaaatccaTAAATCTATATATTTAACATTCATTAATCAGTATTTTAACATTTTCTCCTTGTGAGAAAAGTAGTTGAGAATTAGATTTTCATTatcatgattttaattaaattttatattctaATCTCAGCAGGGTGATAATACATTGGAATCAGATGGAATTTTATATTCTCTATTTTCATATCCATCATATACATCTTTATACTTATACCtattatcaaatgattggataCTTTttatactaatattttttttctttttattgaattattatcattcaataaaaatatattaaaattaacaactgATATGGTAATAAGAGAGAATACATTTATCACGGATCAATTGACATAGtgtcggtcaaagtcaagatggtcaacgtcGGACTCACAGTTATCCCAGTCGGCAAAGGAGTGACCGAGCGAACATCACCCGGCCGGTCAAGGCATCATGAGTCGATCGGTAATGAAACGAATCGCTCGGACCGCCCGTCCGGCGCAAAGAATGACGCTATACAGGAAGAGACGAGAAAACAAAAGGGAACATGTCATGTATTATTAAATACAAAGAAGCCAAGGTAAAGAAGAACACTATACTTATCATTAATGCACAGAAGTCAAGACAAATAAGCCTTCCTCTGacaattaatattattaaataaggACAGATGAACGATCATAGAAAAAGGTATAAAAGGGGATGTCAGGTATGAGGAAGgcaatattttctatttttcttgattactTCATTCTCTCTTCTTGATTTTGACTAGCATCGAAGGGCAAACGCTAAGTACCCCTTCCTTGATTTTTGGTTTTGTTTGCAGGATCGAAGTCTTCATCCCGTAAGCAGCCATCCCATTCCTGGCTTTCCAACTTCCTTCATTCGGGTAAGATCAATTTGGCGTCATTTGTGGGAACGTTGCCTGTATCCAAAGAAGAAGATGGAAGATGCTGGACGACTCACAACGGTGACATTGACGTAAGAAGAACTCGATGCACTCATACAAACTCGAGTGATGAAAAATactggagcaacaacaacaggtGTTGGCTAGCAGGTCGATAGagtgaaagagaaagagaagatcaAGAAGATCAACTTTTCGCTCGGGAGCTAAATAGGAGACTGATCGGCTCCTATGAGAATGCTCGTAATGCGCCAATCCCCTTTAACTGCGCACTATCATGGGCTCACCCAATAGAAAGAGGCCAAGCGGATAGAGAccgaggatcttcctcagatgaggTGCCCGTTCGGGATGCACGAAAAGGAAAAGCTCCGAGGGAAGGCAACTCGCTCAAGCGAGTCAATCAATAATTTTCTAAGGGGATCCTAAATGACCCTCTACCAAAGCATTATACCCCGTTAACGATCAgagagtataatggaacaactaATCCCGATGACTATTTGGCCAAGTTTGACAACGCGGCCACCTTTTGTTGGTCCTTTTGGAGGCcagtaagaggggaggggtgaattaccctacaaaaacaaatcaaccctttctcgaattATAGCTTGAATAAGAACattttgtaattaaaaataaagagactaataaaaaggaaatagacacaagaagaattacttggtttgcaataagaagattgctaatccaaggagaatgaagcacACTTTTCTGAAGATATCTTTtggacggagtagcctcttataacgTTCACAACTCATAAACAAAAGTAGAACAGAAGAAATGGAATTATAAGTTGTTGTACTAATTGTTGAAATTAGTGATATATTTATAGcattgttccgggcgcctggaagggttccgggtgcctaaggggggatagaattttatccccgatGAGTCGGTCAACGTCCACATCACTTTTGATAAACTTTGGGGTTCGAGTgtccggaagggttctgggcgcccggactctaagggtccgggcgcctgaaccaCAAAAGTCAACAGGATTGACTTTTTGCTGTCTAGTTCCTCTACTCCGGTTCTGCTCGTCTTGGttcaggtcttccgctccggctctgctagcttaggtgatctcggccatccaaaaTAGTGTAACATCACgacccctcgaccccttgggcggccgCACTAGCGGCTCAACTGGTGGCCCAAccttggtcccttgggcggccacaatggcggcccaactagcgatcccttatgtcgtcaaccgacgacccttcgGCTATGtcgttactcacaaggactttccacccctggccagtggatttttgccttccccaggattcgaactctagacctccaggctaagtactagagtttatgaatcctggtagccaagccGTTTTATTGTAATTGTTGaaaccccatggttgttttggtgtgatcaataagttaagttaggtcctgtgttgttttaaccttgtgtctaagtgtgcatgagcttaggagcacaggtattcgagcggaagacgcagctagcgagaaagacggcacgcggtgcatcagagggacgaggtgctgcagaagagtaccccggtggacgagaaggaagtgtgcggtggttccgagggacgaaagccggagcgaaagattgctcagggagcaagagacgcagctagcgagaaggtcggcacagggtgcgatcgagggacgaagactgcggataagTACGCTGGttgacgagaaggaaacacgcggcgattccgagggacgagaagccaaagcggaaggctgctcaagaagaccggaagttgagttcgggtgagccctttttcggatggtagagatcacccaagcgagcggatccggaggagaagaaccggaccgaggtgggactgaactagaagaagaggtcccagacgaaaaagtcaacatctattgactttgggctccggggcgcccgggacgcccggaatggctccgggcacccggaccaggatAGTTGACCAGATcgggtcaaacgcgatctgaacgttggggatagagttttatccccccaggacgcccggaactccttcagggcgccccgactaagactataaatatagccttggtccagaagcttttaaaacGAACTCAGAAATGTAAATCCAATGCTTGTGCGGTTTAGAATTTTAgttgagcttctttctttttgtacgtgaacgctgtaagaggcttctccgcctgaaggagattgatattaggcttaatcttccttggattaacaaccgcattggttgtaaccaagtaaacactcgtgcctcttattttatgcttttaatttactgcttaatctatttatgcaagtgttagcttaaagagttcgaggaaggttgttgttcgttttttattttacaggatatccaacaacccccttctatCCGTCCGTAACGGTCCTATAGCAATGagccgacccctcggccccttgggcgacctaactggcggcccatttggtgaccccttGGCTGTCCCTTAggcagcccaactggcggcccaaattggcgaccccttatgtcgtcaaccgacgaccctcggccgtgtcgttactcactaggtcttcccacccctggccaatggatttttgtcttccccaggattcaaactctagacctccaggataagtactagagtttatgaatcctagtagccaagtgagccacccttgacgacataaggggtcgccaatttgggctgccagttgggcc includes these proteins:
- the LOC122051578 gene encoding G-type lectin S-receptor-like serine/threonine-protein kinase At2g19130 → MASCSTSSCLIFSFSLFLLILFSSATTDTISANRSLSGNQNITSKDGNFRLGFFVPSGSPSLSYYVGIWYNKIPLLTPVWVANRASPVTDPAMSELRISGDGNLVLLVNHSNTGVIWSTDASTSNSTVIAVILDTGNLQLRDESNSSLVFWQSFDYPTDTWLPGVMVGFNKLTKRSQRLTSWKNKVDPAPGLFTLQSAPTGATSQYLLFWNLSKEYWTSGIWDGDVFPSVPEMSWRGVVNFTFINNTEETYFIYSANDPNLKIRFVIDSESGQMVVLTWMENTQSWMFCWAIPKFSCSVYASCGPFGSCSDMSRPSCSCARGYRVRSQNEWDFGDRSAGCERITPLQCEQNANNSGKDGFFEMTNVRLPDSPNTLVMAASREGCELACMSNCSCNAYSYKGSSCFVWHGGLLNVQEQYNQADAGTLYLRLAASELQSSERNKKRVVSLVIIGAIVLAILFSSVPAILIVMKKRESRRMIEKAKAIQSGLVSFTYNELQQATRKFSTKLGGGGFGSVFKGSLPGSNDIAVKKLEGLGQGEKQFRTEVSTVGRIQHVNLVRLLGFCSQGSKRLLVYEFMPNGSLDSHLFRNAPSSHLSWKTRYQIAIGIARGIAYLHEQCRECIIHCDIKPENILLDASFNPKVADFGLAKLMGRDFSRVLTTLRGTKGYLAPEWITGVAITAKADVYSYGMVLLEIISGRRNLEQTTGEEDATRYFPTFAASKLIEGDAAGVLDSKLGPEEVNMEELDRACKIACWCIQDDESCRPSMVQVVQVLEGIIDVHAPPIPRSLLLLASDVPQPINFFFECTSNRSTSNCSGTKSHPSIALIINEKS